The following proteins come from a genomic window of Bartonella apihabitans:
- a CDS encoding P-II family nitrogen regulator: protein MKFISAIIKPFKLDDVKDALLNIGIDGLTITEVKGYGRQKGHTEIYRGAEYAISFLPKIKIEVAVPSDQLDRVLEVVTEAARTGQIGDGKIFVWSLDRTLRIRTGETDENAL from the coding sequence ATGAAGTTTATTTCCGCAATTATAAAGCCATTCAAATTGGATGATGTGAAAGATGCTCTTTTAAATATCGGCATTGATGGCCTTACCATTACCGAAGTTAAAGGATATGGCCGTCAAAAAGGGCATACCGAAATCTATCGCGGTGCAGAATATGCCATCAGTTTCTTGCCTAAAATCAAAATTGAAGTCGCAGTTCCAAGCGATCAACTTGACCGCGTACTGGAAGTCGTGACCGAGGCCGCGCGCACCGGACAAATTGGCGATGGTAAAATATTCGTTTGGTCTCTTGATAGAACCTTGCGGATAAGAACCGGTGAAACCGACGAAAATGCGCTTTAG
- a CDS encoding acyl-CoA thioesterase II, with translation MTDRLQHLLSILDLEKIDQNLFRGQSGNSHWQRVFGGHVIAQALVAAHRSVAPDRFIHSLHAYFIRPGDPDHPIIYEVEPLRDGRSFSVRRVVAKQNGVAILSFSSSFQVDEPGLDYQRPMPKNLPEPETLSSEQAIDKAILESAPENIRDYWNEQRPFLIRPVDLDDYLNRDKHRPVQRCWFKLNGKVDRSRSLNSALLAYLSDMTLLDTSLVVHGLSVLTPGLIPASLDHSMWFHRPFSLDDWMLYDIESPNTHGARGFSQGYIYTRDGTLIASVAQEGLIRLVSPKP, from the coding sequence ATGACCGATCGACTTCAACATCTATTATCCATACTGGATTTAGAAAAAATAGACCAGAATTTGTTTCGTGGTCAAAGCGGAAATTCGCATTGGCAGCGTGTTTTTGGCGGTCATGTTATTGCGCAGGCCTTGGTTGCCGCCCATCGCAGTGTTGCGCCAGACAGATTTATCCATTCCCTCCATGCGTATTTTATCCGTCCCGGGGATCCTGATCATCCGATTATTTACGAAGTCGAACCACTTCGCGACGGAAGAAGCTTTTCTGTGCGACGGGTGGTTGCCAAGCAAAACGGTGTTGCCATCCTGTCTTTTTCATCATCCTTTCAGGTTGATGAACCGGGTCTTGATTACCAGCGCCCGATGCCGAAAAATTTGCCCGAGCCCGAGACATTGTCCAGTGAACAGGCAATAGACAAAGCGATTCTCGAATCTGCACCTGAAAATATTCGCGATTACTGGAACGAGCAGCGTCCGTTTTTGATTCGCCCTGTTGATCTTGATGATTATCTCAATCGTGACAAACATCGGCCGGTACAACGCTGCTGGTTCAAACTGAATGGCAAAGTCGATCGTTCCAGAAGCCTGAATTCCGCTCTTCTTGCCTATCTTTCAGACATGACTTTGCTTGATACATCGCTGGTCGTCCATGGGTTATCGGTTTTGACTCCCGGTCTCATTCCCGCGAGCCTCGATCATTCTATGTGGTTTCATCGTCCGTTCAGTCTTGACGACTGGATGCTCTACGACATTGAAAGTCCCAACACCCACGGCGCACGTGGATTTAGTCAGGGATATATCTACACGCGCGACGGAACATTGATTGCAAGTGTGGCTCAGGAAGGCCTTATCAGGCTTGTCAGCCCGAAACCATGA
- a CDS encoding ubiquinone biosynthesis hydroxylase — protein sequence MSSSAIHPHKVLDLVIAGGAYVGLSLAVAIKQTVPSLKIAVIDRAPKDSWKTDPRASAIAAAAIRMLRQLQCWDEIEPLSQPINDMIITDSRNSDPVRPVFLTFDGNVAPGEPFAYMVENKYLNASLHRRAEELEIPVLEALSVNNFTNNGNEMHIELSNGETLQARLLVAADGVRSKLRDIADIKTLYWPYGQMGIVCTVEHERPHNGRAEEHFLPAGPFAILPLKGNRSSLVWNERNKDAERLMAADDIVFESELELRFGHHLGALKVVGDRRAFPFGLTLARSFVKPRFALAGDAAHGIHPISGQGLNLGFRDVAALAQIIVETARLGLDIGSIVGLERYQAWRRFETVRMGITTDVLNRLFSNDISPIRLLRDVGLGLVERMPKMKNYFIQEAAGITDGSPKLLLGEAL from the coding sequence ATGTCTTCTTCGGCAATCCACCCCCATAAAGTTCTGGATCTCGTCATTGCAGGAGGTGCCTATGTCGGTCTTTCACTCGCCGTTGCGATTAAACAGACTGTGCCGTCCCTCAAAATTGCTGTAATTGATAGAGCCCCGAAGGATAGTTGGAAAACCGATCCGCGTGCATCGGCAATTGCGGCAGCCGCCATTCGTATGTTGAGACAACTTCAATGTTGGGATGAAATCGAGCCGCTCTCACAACCGATCAATGACATGATTATTACCGACTCACGCAATAGTGATCCGGTAAGGCCGGTTTTCCTGACCTTTGACGGGAATGTCGCTCCCGGAGAACCTTTTGCCTATATGGTGGAAAACAAATATCTGAACGCCTCGCTTCACCGCCGTGCGGAAGAATTGGAGATACCTGTTTTAGAAGCTTTGAGTGTCAATAATTTTACCAATAACGGTAACGAGATGCATATAGAATTGAGCAATGGTGAAACATTGCAGGCCCGGCTTCTTGTCGCTGCCGATGGTGTACGCTCGAAGCTTCGTGACATTGCCGATATCAAAACACTTTACTGGCCTTACGGGCAAATGGGTATTGTTTGTACTGTCGAGCATGAACGCCCGCATAATGGACGTGCCGAAGAACATTTTCTGCCCGCGGGACCTTTTGCCATTTTGCCACTTAAAGGCAACCGTTCATCGCTTGTCTGGAACGAACGCAATAAAGACGCCGAACGCCTGATGGCTGCCGATGATATTGTTTTTGAATCCGAACTCGAGCTTCGTTTCGGACATCATCTTGGTGCGTTGAAAGTCGTTGGCGACAGGCGTGCATTCCCCTTCGGCCTCACTTTGGCGAGAAGTTTTGTCAAACCGCGTTTCGCACTTGCTGGTGACGCTGCCCATGGTATCCATCCGATTTCCGGACAGGGATTGAATCTCGGGTTTAGGGATGTTGCGGCACTTGCCCAAATTATTGTCGAAACGGCTCGCCTTGGCCTTGATATCGGTTCCATTGTCGGGCTCGAACGCTATCAGGCTTGGCGCAGATTCGAGACAGTTCGTATGGGGATAACAACAGATGTGCTCAACAGACTGTTTTCCAACGACATTTCGCCAATCCGCCTATTGCGTGATGTCGGTCTCGGTCTCGTTGAACGGATGCCGAAAATGAAAAATTATTTCATTCAGGAGGCAGCCGGAATTACTGACGGTTCTCCCAAACTTCTTTTAGGTGAAGCACTCTGA
- the sdhD gene encoding succinate dehydrogenase, hydrophobic membrane anchor protein, translating into MKKDFRTELGKVRGWGAAHTGTSHFWAQRMTALANVPLFIFFIVLVVSLVGKDYATVHATLANPIVAVVMALMVLSGVYHMKLGMQVILEDYLPNEATRILMLALNTFFCYIIGAGLLLALLKITLGG; encoded by the coding sequence ATGAAAAAAGATTTCAGAACAGAACTTGGAAAAGTTCGGGGCTGGGGAGCTGCCCATACAGGAACGAGCCATTTTTGGGCTCAACGTATGACAGCACTTGCCAATGTCCCGTTATTTATCTTTTTCATCGTGCTTGTTGTCTCCCTTGTTGGCAAGGATTATGCGACGGTGCATGCAACATTGGCAAATCCGATTGTAGCCGTTGTGATGGCTTTGATGGTTCTTTCCGGTGTCTATCACATGAAACTCGGGATGCAGGTCATTTTGGAAGATTATCTTCCGAATGAAGCAACACGCATCTTGATGTTGGCACTCAATACGTTCTTTTGTTACATTATTGGTGCGGGTCTGCTTCTTGCCCTTTTAAAAATTACATTGGGAGGTTGA
- the sdhC gene encoding succinate dehydrogenase, cytochrome b556 subunit, producing the protein MTDTTTTKTRPLSPHVSIYRWPITMAMSIAHRITGGALYVGTLFLAAWLMAVASGGGAFEAVNGLFNSFIGRCILFLYTLALVHHLVGGVRHFFWDTRTYLLEKHCATKTAWATVFISIIVTLLIWIVGYCVR; encoded by the coding sequence ATGACAGATACGACAACAACAAAAACGCGTCCTCTTTCACCACATGTCAGCATTTATCGCTGGCCGATTACGATGGCGATGTCTATCGCCCACCGTATTACGGGAGGTGCTCTCTATGTCGGAACCTTGTTCCTTGCAGCATGGTTGATGGCAGTAGCTTCCGGTGGCGGGGCATTTGAAGCAGTGAACGGTTTGTTCAATTCATTTATCGGCCGTTGCATTCTGTTTCTATATACATTGGCTCTTGTTCATCACCTTGTTGGCGGTGTGCGGCATTTTTTCTGGGATACAAGAACGTATCTCCTTGAAAAACATTGCGCGACCAAAACGGCTTGGGCAACAGTCTTTATTTCCATTATCGTGACGCTTCTTATCTGGATCGTCGGTTATTGCGTTCGTTAA
- a CDS encoding GNAT family N-acetyltransferase: protein MTTNKEDRHDVAISLLHLKDARLLAPLLASYTQALKRGAPRRPDEYYAEQLLQDRTAEVLGAHVNGELVGFVIFYDHPEPVSGLRAGQVDHIHVHHEYQGKGIAKAMIDLLCDKAEERGWTKLILNAPRIPEDGRKLYEQIAVKGDWTGYIIRFD, encoded by the coding sequence ATGACTACTAATAAAGAAGACCGGCATGATGTAGCAATCAGCCTTTTACATTTGAAGGACGCACGTTTACTTGCTCCTCTTCTTGCAAGTTATACCCAGGCGTTAAAACGCGGTGCACCACGTCGGCCCGACGAGTATTATGCCGAACAACTGCTACAGGATCGTACAGCCGAAGTACTTGGCGCTCACGTCAACGGCGAACTCGTCGGATTTGTCATTTTTTATGATCATCCCGAACCGGTTTCCGGATTGCGTGCAGGGCAGGTAGATCATATTCATGTGCATCATGAATATCAGGGTAAGGGCATCGCCAAAGCTATGATCGATCTCCTTTGTGATAAAGCCGAGGAGCGCGGCTGGACAAAGTTGATTTTGAATGCTCCCCGTATTCCAGAGGACGGGCGCAAGCTTTATGAACAAATTGCCGTTAAAGGGGATTGGACCGGCTACATTATACGGTTTGATTAA
- the leuC gene encoding 3-isopropylmalate dehydratase large subunit: MSAPRTLYDKIFEDHIVDRQEDGTCLLYIDRHLVHEVTSPQAFEGLRIAHRPVRHPEKTLAVVDHNIPTSPDRAKGIKNEQSRTQVEALAKNTSEFGIEYFNQNDKRQGIVHIIGPEQGFTLPGMTIVCGDSHTSTHGAFGALAHGIGTSEVEHVLATQTLIQKKSKNMLVQVNGSLPKGVTAKDLVLAIIGKIGTAGGTGHVIEFAGEAIRGLSMEGRMTVCNMSIEAGARAGMIAPDETTFDYIRSRPRAPKGEMLEKAIAYWKTLKSDEGAHYDTVVTLDASELVPSVTWGSSPEDVVPVTGVVPDPEEIDDETKRASKMRALEYMGLKAGTRITDIKIDRVFIGSCTNGRIEDMRAAAAMVKGKKVSPTVSAMVVPGSGLVKEQAEKEGLDKIFKEAGFDWREPGCSMCLAMNDDRLEPGERCASTSNRNFESRQGYKGRTHLVSPAMAAAAAIAGHFVDIRDWK; this comes from the coding sequence ATGAGTGCCCCGCGTACACTTTATGACAAGATTTTTGAAGATCATATTGTAGACCGTCAGGAAGACGGAACTTGCCTACTCTATATTGATCGTCATCTTGTTCATGAAGTGACCAGCCCTCAAGCTTTTGAAGGTTTGCGTATCGCCCATCGTCCTGTGCGCCATCCGGAAAAAACATTGGCAGTTGTCGATCATAATATTCCGACATCTCCCGATCGTGCAAAAGGTATCAAGAACGAGCAAAGCCGCACGCAGGTCGAGGCTTTGGCAAAAAATACCTCCGAATTCGGCATAGAATATTTTAACCAGAACGATAAACGTCAGGGTATTGTCCATATCATAGGCCCCGAGCAAGGCTTTACTCTGCCCGGCATGACGATTGTGTGCGGTGATAGCCATACCTCGACGCATGGAGCTTTCGGTGCTCTTGCCCATGGTATCGGAACATCCGAGGTCGAGCATGTTCTGGCAACCCAGACACTGATCCAGAAAAAATCGAAAAATATGCTGGTTCAGGTCAATGGTAGTCTGCCAAAAGGCGTGACTGCAAAAGATCTTGTGCTGGCCATTATTGGAAAAATCGGCACAGCCGGTGGAACCGGTCATGTGATCGAATTTGCCGGTGAAGCAATTCGTGGCCTTTCTATGGAAGGTCGCATGACTGTCTGCAATATGTCGATTGAAGCCGGTGCACGAGCCGGAATGATCGCACCGGATGAAACCACTTTTGATTATATCCGGAGCCGTCCGCGCGCGCCAAAAGGTGAAATGCTGGAAAAAGCAATTGCCTATTGGAAAACACTGAAATCGGATGAAGGGGCGCATTACGACACCGTTGTTACGCTTGATGCATCCGAGCTTGTTCCGTCAGTTACGTGGGGATCATCGCCGGAAGATGTCGTGCCGGTTACCGGTGTTGTACCGGATCCGGAAGAAATTGACGATGAAACCAAACGCGCATCAAAAATGCGGGCGCTCGAATATATGGGTCTGAAAGCCGGAACCAGAATTACCGATATCAAGATTGATCGGGTCTTTATCGGTTCTTGCACCAATGGGCGCATTGAAGATATGAGAGCCGCCGCCGCAATGGTTAAAGGGAAAAAGGTTTCACCCACCGTTTCGGCAATGGTCGTACCAGGCTCAGGTCTCGTTAAAGAACAGGCAGAAAAAGAAGGACTTGATAAAATCTTCAAGGAAGCCGGTTTTGATTGGCGGGAGCCCGGATGCTCCATGTGTCTTGCTATGAACGATGACAGGCTGGAACCGGGAGAACGCTGCGCTTCAACGTCCAATCGTAATTTCGAAAGCAGGCAGGGCTATAAAGGGCGCACGCATCTGGTGTCACCCGCTATGGCTGCTGCGGCTGCAATTGCCGGTCATTTTGTCGATATCAGAGACTGGAAATAG
- the rplS gene encoding 50S ribosomal protein L19 gives MNIIQQLDAEQRAKIEEKRKLPAFQAGDTLRVSVRVTEGTRTRVQAYEGVCIARSGGGLNETFTVRKISYGEGVERVFPVYSPLVEGVEVVRRGNVRRAKLYYLRGLTGKAARISEKRDYRKKAVDVPSTGVAETVTVETVAAPLPEAEQKSE, from the coding sequence ATGAATATTATACAACAGCTCGACGCCGAGCAGCGCGCAAAAATTGAAGAAAAGCGCAAACTCCCAGCCTTTCAGGCCGGTGACACACTTCGCGTTTCGGTTCGTGTGACTGAAGGTACACGTACCCGTGTTCAAGCTTATGAAGGTGTTTGCATTGCCCGTTCGGGTGGTGGTCTTAACGAGACATTCACCGTTCGTAAAATTTCTTATGGCGAGGGTGTAGAACGCGTATTTCCGGTATATTCACCACTTGTCGAGGGCGTTGAAGTCGTTCGTCGTGGTAATGTGCGTCGTGCTAAACTCTATTATTTGCGTGGCCTTACCGGTAAAGCTGCCCGCATTTCCGAGAAAAGAGATTACCGCAAGAAGGCGGTTGATGTTCCAAGCACCGGTGTGGCTGAAACTGTCACTGTTGAAACAGTGGCTGCACCGCTACCGGAAGCTGAACAGAAATCAGAATAA
- the rimM gene encoding ribosome maturation factor RimM (Essential for efficient processing of 16S rRNA) — translation MGKSKDNFVRLATIAAAHGIKGDVKLEVFTADPLGLSSYGKLFDENGRSFKIDHIRKTGNAVIAHFSGIDDRNSAEALNGIALYVDRQRLPDDLEEDEFYQTDLIGLRVRDETGQVIGKVNAVFDFGGGDILELKIEGEGLKLIPFSKAAVPEIDIGEGFISIDRLAAGLVDDDLDSGHEEEQ, via the coding sequence ATGGGAAAAAGCAAAGATAATTTTGTGCGCCTTGCAACCATCGCGGCAGCCCACGGTATTAAAGGCGATGTAAAACTTGAAGTATTTACCGCCGATCCTCTCGGACTCTCGTCTTATGGTAAGCTATTCGACGAAAATGGCCGCTCTTTCAAGATTGACCATATCAGAAAAACGGGCAACGCCGTCATTGCGCATTTTTCTGGTATTGATGATCGCAATAGCGCCGAGGCGCTCAATGGAATAGCGCTTTATGTCGATCGGCAACGATTGCCGGATGATCTCGAAGAGGACGAGTTTTATCAGACCGATCTTATCGGTTTGCGTGTCAGAGACGAAACCGGTCAAGTGATCGGCAAGGTCAATGCCGTCTTTGATTTCGGTGGTGGTGATATTCTTGAACTCAAGATTGAAGGCGAGGGGCTCAAACTCATTCCCTTTTCAAAAGCTGCCGTTCCGGAAATCGATATCGGTGAGGGATTTATCTCCATTGATCGGCTTGCAGCAGGTCTTGTTGACGATGATCTGGATTCGGGTCACGAGGAAGAACAATGA